In a single window of the Candidatus Deferrimicrobiaceae bacterium genome:
- a CDS encoding cupredoxin domain-containing protein, translating to MRSINRLRAVSVLALLILAAGALVPVAWSDEPETIVRVTARKFEYSPNEIRLKRGVPAIIELTSLDRLHGFDCPGLGLRTDIPPGKTTRLRVVPDKSGTFPFHCDVFCGEGHEDMTGTIIVTD from the coding sequence ATGCGTTCGATCAACAGGCTTCGCGCCGTCTCCGTTCTGGCGCTTCTGATCCTGGCGGCCGGGGCGCTCGTCCCCGTCGCCTGGTCCGACGAGCCCGAAACCATTGTCCGGGTCACCGCAAGGAAATTCGAATACAGCCCGAACGAGATCCGGCTGAAACGGGGGGTTCCGGCGATCATCGAGTTGACCTCCCTCGACCGGCTGCACGGGTTCGACTGCCCCGGCCTGGGACTCCGGACCGATATCCCGCCGGGAAAGACAACCCGCCTGCGGGTCGTGCCTGACAAGTCGGGAACGTTCCCTTTCCACTGCGACGTCTTCTGCGGGGAAGGACACGAGGACATGACGGGAACCATCATCGTGACCGACTAG
- the rpiB gene encoding ribose 5-phosphate isomerase B produces the protein MAIGCDHAGFELKQHVMGFAREAGWEAIDLGTRSAEPVDYPDYAEAVGIAVLSGSAERGILLCGSGVGAAVAANKLPGIRAGLCHDNYSAHQGVEHDDMNVLVMGGLVIGRELARELVRTFLGAAYDGLDRHRRRLDKIRVLESKYGKGGVSGV, from the coding sequence GTGGCCATCGGATGCGATCATGCGGGATTCGAGCTGAAGCAACACGTGATGGGGTTCGCACGCGAGGCCGGCTGGGAAGCGATCGACCTGGGAACCCGGTCCGCCGAGCCGGTCGATTATCCCGATTACGCCGAGGCGGTCGGGATCGCCGTGCTTTCCGGAAGTGCGGAGCGCGGCATCCTGCTGTGCGGCAGCGGCGTCGGCGCGGCCGTGGCGGCCAACAAGCTTCCGGGAATCAGGGCAGGATTGTGCCACGACAACTATTCGGCCCACCAGGGGGTCGAACACGACGACATGAACGTACTCGTGATGGGCGGGCTGGTTATCGGGCGGGAACTCGCCCGCGAACTGGTCCGAACCTTTCTCGGGGCCGCCTACGACGGGTTGGATCGGCACCGGCGGCGACTCGACAAGATTCGAGTGCTCGAATCGAAATACGGGAAGGGAGGCGTGTCCGGAGTCTAG
- the adeC gene encoding AdeC/AdeK/OprM family multidrug efflux complex outer membrane factor, producing MKRLLIVLPIAAIALSGCATMAPKYARPAAPVPSVWPTGAAYGASEPKPPGMAAADIAWVDYFTNDALRKVIALALSNNRDLRIATLSIERARALYRIRQADLFPSVNASGGAAAQRVPETLSGVGKPITTHQYDVGVGVSGYELDLFGRVQSLKNQALESYLATEQARRSVQISLVSEVAGQWLALASDRERLRLAGETLGTQEKSYELTKRRFEGGVSSELDLRQAQTSVDAARIDIARYTSVIAQDRNALELLAGGPVPEELLPAQLDAASAMQDLAPGIPSEVLQRRPDILEAEGQLKGANANIGAARAAFFPRITLTTSIGLGSDQLGDLFKGGAGMWSFAPRITLPIFEGGANLANLKVAETDRDIFVAQYEKAIQGAFREVADALAQRGTLGEQLSATQSLVDAAAATRKLSDARYEKGVDSYLSVLDAQRTLYAAQQNLIAVRLAHLANRVTLYKALGGGA from the coding sequence ATGAAACGTTTACTTATCGTTCTTCCGATCGCTGCAATCGCCTTGTCGGGCTGCGCCACGATGGCGCCGAAATACGCCCGACCGGCCGCCCCCGTACCTTCGGTCTGGCCGACCGGCGCCGCCTATGGGGCATCGGAGCCGAAACCGCCGGGGATGGCGGCGGCCGACATCGCCTGGGTCGACTACTTCACGAACGACGCACTCAGGAAGGTGATCGCCCTCGCGCTCTCGAACAACCGCGACCTGCGGATCGCCACGCTGAGCATCGAACGGGCACGGGCGCTTTACCGGATCCGGCAGGCCGATCTTTTCCCATCGGTCAACGCGAGCGGCGGCGCCGCAGCCCAGAGGGTGCCCGAGACGCTCTCGGGCGTGGGGAAACCGATCACCACGCACCAGTATGACGTAGGGGTCGGGGTCAGCGGCTACGAGCTTGATCTCTTCGGCCGGGTTCAAAGCCTCAAGAACCAGGCGCTCGAAAGCTATCTCGCAACCGAGCAGGCCCGCCGGAGCGTGCAGATCAGCCTCGTCTCCGAAGTGGCCGGGCAATGGCTGGCGCTGGCCTCCGATCGGGAACGGCTGCGGCTCGCGGGGGAAACGCTCGGAACGCAGGAGAAATCCTACGAGCTGACGAAGCGTCGCTTCGAGGGCGGGGTTTCCTCCGAGCTCGACCTTCGGCAGGCCCAGACCAGCGTCGACGCCGCGCGAATCGATATCGCCCGCTATACCTCGGTGATCGCCCAGGACCGGAACGCCCTCGAACTGCTCGCGGGGGGGCCGGTCCCCGAAGAACTGCTCCCGGCGCAGCTCGACGCCGCCTCCGCGATGCAGGATCTGGCGCCCGGAATTCCATCCGAAGTACTTCAGCGGCGTCCCGACATCCTGGAGGCCGAAGGGCAGTTGAAGGGCGCCAATGCGAACATCGGCGCGGCACGTGCCGCCTTCTTCCCCCGAATCACGCTTACGACGTCGATCGGCCTCGGCAGCGATCAGCTGGGGGATCTGTTCAAGGGCGGCGCGGGCATGTGGAGCTTCGCGCCCCGAATCACCCTGCCGATCTTCGAAGGTGGCGCGAACCTGGCGAACCTGAAAGTGGCGGAAACGGACCGCGACATTTTCGTGGCGCAGTATGAAAAGGCCATCCAGGGCGCATTCCGGGAAGTGGCCGACGCCCTGGCGCAACGCGGGACGCTGGGAGAGCAGCTTTCCGCGACGCAATCGCTGGTCGATGCAGCGGCGGCGACGCGCAAGCTGTCCGATGCCCGGTATGAAAAGGGGGTCGACAGCTACCTGTCGGTCCTGGATGCCCAACGCACCCTTTACGCGGCGCAACAGAACCTGATCGCGGTGCGCCTCGCGCATCTCGCGAACCGGGTGACGCTCTACAAGGCGCTCGGCGGAGGGGCCTGA
- a CDS encoding efflux RND transporter periplasmic adaptor subunit, giving the protein MGTLNRISPILTASLFLAAVAGLAGCGKQSSASKTPPPPSEVAFVTITPQRVALTTELPGRTSPYLVAEVRPQVGGIILKRRFIEGSNVKAGEVLYEIDPSSYLAAQANAKATHARAKAGLANARAMLTKAKTSQANAKAAVARAEANAVPLRLRADRFKDLVAINAVSRQDYDDAAAAVRQADAAIQGAQASLGGTEAEIEGAEASIKGAEADIQGAEAAMETARINLAYTRVTAPISGRIGKSAVTTGALVTANQPAPLATIQQLAPIYVDVTQSSANLIRIQRNLESGRMKRGGGRAAVKLLLEDGTPYALKGTLSFSDVTVDPGTGSVTVRTVFPNPKGVLLPGMYVRALVEEGVAERGILVPQRGVTRDSSGNATALVVGAGDKVEPRVIKVSRALGDNWLVDEGLKKGDRVIVEGLQRVRPGAPVKAVPFDGKSPAHK; this is encoded by the coding sequence ATGGGCACATTGAACCGAATCTCCCCGATCCTGACCGCCTCCCTCTTCCTCGCTGCCGTCGCCGGCCTGGCGGGTTGCGGCAAGCAGTCCTCCGCTTCGAAGACGCCGCCCCCGCCCTCCGAGGTCGCTTTCGTGACCATCACGCCGCAACGCGTCGCTTTGACGACCGAACTGCCCGGACGGACATCCCCATACCTCGTGGCCGAGGTCCGTCCTCAGGTCGGCGGGATCATCCTGAAACGGCGCTTCATCGAGGGATCGAACGTCAAGGCGGGCGAAGTCCTCTACGAGATCGACCCGAGCAGCTATCTCGCGGCCCAGGCGAACGCGAAGGCGACCCACGCCCGCGCGAAGGCGGGTCTCGCCAACGCGAGGGCGATGCTGACCAAGGCGAAGACCTCCCAGGCCAACGCGAAGGCGGCGGTGGCGCGTGCCGAGGCCAACGCCGTTCCGCTTCGCCTGAGAGCGGACCGGTTCAAGGACCTGGTGGCGATCAACGCCGTCAGCCGTCAGGATTACGATGACGCCGCCGCCGCCGTGCGGCAGGCCGATGCGGCGATCCAGGGCGCGCAGGCCTCGCTCGGCGGCACCGAGGCCGAGATCGAGGGCGCCGAAGCGTCGATCAAGGGTGCCGAAGCCGACATCCAGGGCGCCGAAGCGGCCATGGAAACGGCGCGGATCAACCTCGCCTACACGCGGGTGACGGCGCCGATTTCGGGCCGCATCGGGAAGTCCGCCGTGACGACAGGCGCCCTGGTGACGGCGAACCAGCCCGCCCCTCTGGCTACGATCCAGCAGCTCGCCCCCATCTATGTGGACGTAACCCAGTCCAGCGCAAACCTGATCCGGATTCAGCGGAACCTCGAATCTGGCCGCATGAAAAGGGGCGGAGGCCGGGCGGCGGTCAAGTTGCTTCTCGAGGACGGAACCCCGTATGCGCTCAAGGGAACACTCAGCTTCTCCGATGTCACGGTCGATCCCGGGACCGGGTCTGTCACTGTCCGCACCGTGTTCCCCAACCCGAAGGGCGTGCTTCTTCCGGGCATGTACGTTCGCGCTCTCGTCGAAGAAGGCGTGGCCGAGCGGGGGATCCTGGTTCCCCAGCGCGGCGTGACGCGCGATTCGTCGGGCAACGCCACGGCGCTCGTGGTCGGCGCCGGCGACAAGGTCGAGCCCCGGGTCATCAAAGTCTCCCGCGCCCTCGGCGACAACTGGCTCGTCGACGAAGGGCTCAAGAAGGGCGATCGCGTCATCGTCGAAGGGCTTCAGCGGGTGAGGCCGGGCGCCCCGGTCAAGGCGGTGCCGTTCGACGGCAAGTCGCCGGCCCACAAGTAG
- a CDS encoding thioredoxin domain-containing protein encodes MKPNEHATTETAPAHPKGNRLGRETSPYLLQHARNPVDWYPWSAEAFRKAREENKPIFLSVGYSACHWCHVMAHESFENVETAEILNRNFVAVKVDREERPDIDAVYMRAVQAMTGRGGWPMSVFLTPEGAPFYGGTYFPDRPIYGMPAFKEVLAQVAEAWRTRREELSGVGEKVAAALRESAVPVAGDAGPRDGDTAFPAVMRMADAFDDRYGGFGGAPKFPQTMALEFLLRRHLATGDPHALSMATRTLDAMARGGIYDQVGGGFHRYATDEAWRIPHFEKMLYDNALLARVYLHAWQVTGAPRYRGIATGTLDYVIREMSGPSGGFCSAQDADSEGEEGRFYLWTPDGIRAAFAAFAKPKIGPEDTALFFDAYGVTSAGNFEGANILFVDRLADALAARHGLAPEDIESRLLRMRRALFDARKRRVPPARDGKLLAGWNGLMLAAFAEAGRDLARPDYLAAAEACAAFLTGHMQKAPGRLFRSFGGGMATSDGVLEDHANVADGLLALYHATFDPRWFLSARAIGDVILARFADEHGGFYDTSDDHERLIVRPREIQDGALPSGGSMATLVLLRLAAYTGEARYREAAESALSQVRPLMAEFPLGFAHWLNALEFANAPTAEVAIVGEDPGKLLEAVFGKYRPDMVVACGTGREASPVPLLESRTVPGGQTAAYVCRRLACAGPIRDPADLARVLDEPAPAT; translated from the coding sequence ATGAAACCGAACGAACACGCCACGACGGAAACCGCACCGGCTCATCCCAAGGGCAATCGGCTGGGGCGCGAGACCAGTCCCTACCTGCTGCAGCACGCACGGAATCCGGTCGACTGGTACCCCTGGAGCGCCGAGGCGTTCCGGAAGGCGCGCGAGGAGAACAAGCCGATCTTCCTGAGCGTCGGGTACTCGGCTTGCCACTGGTGCCACGTCATGGCACACGAGAGCTTCGAAAACGTTGAAACTGCGGAGATCCTGAACCGCAACTTCGTCGCCGTCAAGGTCGATCGCGAGGAGCGTCCCGACATCGATGCGGTCTATATGCGCGCGGTGCAGGCGATGACCGGCCGGGGCGGGTGGCCGATGAGCGTGTTCCTCACCCCCGAAGGGGCGCCGTTTTATGGCGGCACCTACTTCCCCGACCGCCCAATTTACGGGATGCCCGCATTCAAAGAGGTGCTCGCGCAAGTCGCCGAGGCGTGGCGAACGCGTCGCGAGGAGCTTTCCGGCGTGGGCGAAAAGGTCGCCGCCGCGCTGCGCGAGTCCGCGGTTCCGGTCGCGGGAGATGCGGGGCCGCGGGACGGCGACACTGCGTTTCCTGCGGTAATGCGCATGGCCGATGCCTTCGACGACCGTTACGGAGGCTTCGGCGGCGCCCCGAAATTTCCCCAGACGATGGCGCTCGAATTCCTCCTTCGGCGGCACCTCGCGACCGGCGATCCGCACGCCCTGTCCATGGCGACCCGAACGCTGGACGCGATGGCACGGGGTGGCATTTACGACCAGGTCGGCGGCGGATTCCACCGCTACGCCACGGACGAGGCCTGGCGCATCCCGCACTTCGAGAAGATGCTCTACGACAACGCCTTGCTTGCGCGGGTCTACCTGCACGCGTGGCAGGTGACCGGGGCCCCGCGGTACCGTGGCATCGCGACCGGGACGCTCGATTACGTCATCCGCGAGATGTCCGGCCCCTCCGGAGGATTCTGCTCGGCGCAGGACGCCGATTCGGAAGGCGAGGAAGGCCGCTTCTATCTCTGGACCCCCGACGGCATCCGTGCCGCTTTCGCGGCTTTCGCGAAGCCGAAGATCGGGCCGGAGGACACCGCGCTCTTTTTCGACGCCTACGGCGTCACTTCGGCGGGAAACTTCGAGGGAGCGAACATCCTCTTTGTGGACCGGCTCGCGGACGCGCTGGCCGCGCGACACGGCCTGGCGCCGGAGGACATCGAGTCACGGCTTTTGCGGATGCGCCGCGCGCTTTTCGATGCCCGGAAACGACGCGTGCCTCCCGCGCGGGACGGGAAGTTGCTTGCGGGCTGGAACGGGCTGATGCTGGCGGCTTTCGCGGAAGCGGGTCGCGACCTGGCGCGTCCCGATTATCTGGCCGCCGCCGAGGCCTGCGCCGCGTTCCTGACGGGCCATATGCAAAAGGCGCCCGGGCGCTTGTTCCGGTCTTTTGGCGGGGGAATGGCAACGTCGGACGGGGTTCTCGAGGACCACGCCAACGTCGCGGATGGGCTCCTGGCGCTTTACCACGCCACCTTCGACCCGCGCTGGTTCCTCTCGGCCCGGGCGATCGGGGACGTCATCCTCGCCCGCTTCGCCGATGAGCACGGAGGCTTCTACGATACGAGCGACGACCATGAAAGGCTCATCGTGCGGCCCCGGGAAATCCAGGACGGCGCCTTGCCGTCGGGCGGGTCGATGGCCACGCTGGTGCTGCTACGGCTGGCGGCATACACCGGCGAGGCGCGTTACCGGGAGGCCGCCGAATCGGCCCTCTCGCAGGTCCGGCCGCTCATGGCCGAGTTTCCCCTCGGGTTCGCCCATTGGCTGAACGCCCTCGAATTCGCGAATGCGCCGACGGCCGAGGTCGCGATCGTCGGGGAGGACCCAGGAAAGCTCCTGGAGGCCGTCTTCGGAAAATATCGGCCCGACATGGTGGTCGCCTGCGGAACCGGGCGGGAAGCGTCGCCTGTCCCCCTGCTGGAGAGCAGGACGGTCCCGGGCGGCCAGACGGCGGCCTATGTCTGCCGACGACTCGCCTGCGCGGGGCCGATCCGCGATCCGGCCGATCTCGCGCGCGTTCTCGACGAACCGGCGCCCGCTACCTGA
- a CDS encoding SagB/ThcOx family dehydrogenase, translating into MTDRFRFVRRRFMIPLLFAMAVSLAIAGSALAVDLAPIPLPAPQTDGGKPLMQALALRATSRAFAKEPIPDQQLANLLWAAWGINRPADGKRTAPSARNWQEIDLMVVRAEGTYRYDPAANRLVPVAPGDLRAQAGVQSFVKDAPLTLVLVADTSRMKGAEKDPEQKQWIWADAGFIGQNVYLFCASEGLATGVRALIDRPALAKSLGLSDRQVVLLAMSVGRPAPAAGPPGR; encoded by the coding sequence ATGACTGATCGATTCCGATTTGTTCGTCGGCGCTTCATGATCCCGTTGCTATTCGCGATGGCCGTCTCGCTGGCGATCGCCGGGTCGGCCCTCGCCGTCGATCTCGCCCCGATTCCGCTCCCGGCGCCGCAGACGGACGGCGGCAAGCCGCTCATGCAGGCGCTGGCGCTGCGAGCGACCAGCCGCGCGTTTGCGAAGGAACCGATCCCGGACCAGCAGCTCGCGAACCTGCTCTGGGCCGCCTGGGGGATCAACCGCCCCGCGGACGGGAAGCGCACCGCGCCCTCCGCGCGCAACTGGCAAGAGATCGACCTTATGGTGGTCCGTGCGGAGGGGACGTACCGCTACGATCCCGCCGCCAACCGCCTGGTACCGGTGGCGCCCGGCGATCTCAGGGCGCAGGCGGGCGTCCAGTCGTTCGTCAAGGACGCGCCGCTGACGCTCGTCCTGGTCGCCGACACGTCCCGGATGAAGGGGGCGGAGAAGGACCCCGAGCAGAAGCAGTGGATCTGGGCGGACGCCGGCTTCATCGGCCAGAACGTCTACCTGTTCTGCGCCAGCGAGGGGCTCGCCACGGGCGTGCGCGCCCTCATCGACCGGCCTGCGCTCGCGAAATCGCTCGGACTGTCCGACCGTCAGGTCGTCCTGCTCGCCATGAGCGTCGGGCGCCCGGCGCCCGCCGCCGGTCCGCCGGGGCGGTGA
- a CDS encoding cation transporter, producing the protein MGELSKIELIVRDMTCGHCVMAVKKSLSSLQGVSSVELTLDPPRARMIIDPDMVSTDALVAATTAEGYPSSVVR; encoded by the coding sequence GTGGGAGAGTTGTCGAAGATCGAGTTGATCGTCCGCGACATGACGTGCGGGCACTGCGTCATGGCGGTCAAGAAGAGCCTGTCCTCGCTTCAGGGCGTCTCTTCCGTCGAGTTGACGCTCGACCCGCCGCGTGCCCGGATGATCATCGATCCGGACATGGTCTCGACTGACGCGCTCGTCGCCGCGACGACGGCCGAGGGGTATCCTTCCTCGGTCGTCAGGTAG
- a CDS encoding TetR/AcrR family transcriptional regulator, whose amino-acid sequence MEKCDKRDAVIQAALELVAEHGFHGAPMALVAERAGVAAGTIYCYFKGKDELMVEAYRSLEARMLARVLSGYPKGRPVRERFLHIGRGVARYMIDCPIEFRFIEQFHNSPYGVDHRREKLLGAGDGNVVIELLEGARGEQIVKDLPTPVLFALTFGPLIAVCRDAILGFIQLDDALIDRSVEACWDAVRR is encoded by the coding sequence ATGGAAAAATGTGACAAACGGGATGCCGTGATCCAGGCCGCCCTCGAGCTGGTGGCCGAGCACGGCTTCCACGGTGCGCCGATGGCGCTCGTGGCCGAGCGCGCCGGCGTCGCGGCGGGCACCATCTACTGCTACTTCAAGGGCAAGGACGAGCTCATGGTGGAAGCGTACCGGTCGCTCGAGGCCCGGATGCTGGCACGGGTGCTGTCGGGATATCCAAAAGGCCGGCCGGTCCGGGAGCGATTCCTCCACATCGGGCGTGGGGTTGCGCGCTACATGATCGATTGTCCGATAGAATTCCGCTTCATCGAGCAGTTCCACAACTCTCCCTACGGGGTCGACCACCGGCGGGAAAAGTTGCTCGGGGCAGGCGACGGGAACGTTGTGATCGAACTTCTGGAGGGCGCGCGCGGGGAACAGATCGTGAAGGACCTGCCGACGCCCGTCCTCTTCGCCCTAACATTCGGACCCCTCATCGCGGTCTGCCGCGACGCGATCCTCGGGTTCATCCAGCTCGACGATGCCCTGATCGACCGGTCGGTCGAAGCGTGCTGGGACGCCGTCCGGCGTTAG
- a CDS encoding efflux RND transporter permease subunit, giving the protein MSRYFIDRPIFAWVIAIVIMLAGALSIFRLPVSQYPAIAPPQIAINAMYPGASAQTVQDTVTQVIEQKMNGIDHLRYMGSSSDSAGAVSITLTFDAETDPNIAQVQVQNKLQLAMPLLPQRVQQQGVQVVKSTRNFMLIVGLISEDGKMSRYDLSDYLAANVQDPLSRVTGVGEVTLFGSQYAMRIWLNPNRLASFGLTPADVQAAIQAQNAQVSAGQLGGAPAAKEQQLNAAITAQTLLKTPEEFDSILLRTNPDGSVVRLRDVARSEIGTESYEMVGQYNGKPASGLAIRLASGANALNTAKAVKDKVDELSKFFPAGVKAVYPYDTTPFVKISIEEVVKTLAEAILLVFVVMYLFLQNFRATLIPTIAVPVVLLGTFGVLSAFGFSINTLTMFAMVLAIGLLVDDAIVVVENVERIMSTEGLSPIEATRKSMDQITGALIGIAMVLSAVFIPMAFFGGSTGVIYRQFSITIVSAMVLSVVVALILTPALCATLLKPVAKGHNVAEGGRFSWFFNWFNRVFDSGSGEYQSIVGRLLAKSGRVIAVYIAIVAVMGFLFWRLPTAFLPDEDQGILMCMVQLPAGATQERTLKVLSEVQRHFLEDEKESVASIMTVAGFSFGGRGQNMGLAFVKLKDWSLRTRADLGAKAVAGRAMGAFSKIRDAMVFAFPPPAVMELGNATGFDFELQDRGGLGHDQLMAARNQLLGMAAQDPRLMKVRPNGQEDTPEYRLEIDKPRLGAMGLSIAQVNDAISTSWGSAYIGDFLDKGRVKKVYLQSDAAYRMKPEDLESWFVRNKDAEMVPFSAFASTRWSYGSPRLERYNGLPSAEIQGEPSPGTSSGEAMTIMEELAAKLPPGIGFEWTGLSYEERLTGAQAPALYAISLLVVFLSLAALYESWAIPAAVLLVVPLGVVGALVAATGRSLSDDVYFQVGLLTTIGLSAKNAILIVEFAEANLAQGMGLIEAALEATRLRLRPILMTSLAFILGVLPMVITKGAGSGAQNAIGTGVMGGMISATFLAILFVPVFFLVVRRAFPRKSEKAEPAIEAGNEIAQPTETV; this is encoded by the coding sequence ATGTCCCGATATTTCATCGACCGGCCGATCTTCGCCTGGGTCATCGCCATCGTCATCATGCTCGCGGGGGCGTTGTCGATCTTCCGCCTCCCCGTGTCCCAGTACCCGGCGATCGCCCCGCCGCAGATCGCCATCAACGCCATGTATCCGGGCGCGTCGGCCCAGACGGTGCAGGACACGGTCACGCAGGTCATCGAGCAGAAGATGAACGGCATCGACCACCTTCGGTACATGGGATCGTCCAGCGATTCCGCCGGCGCCGTCAGCATCACGCTCACCTTCGACGCCGAGACCGACCCGAACATCGCCCAGGTCCAGGTGCAGAACAAGCTCCAGCTCGCCATGCCGCTTCTTCCCCAAAGGGTGCAGCAGCAGGGGGTGCAGGTCGTCAAGTCCACCCGAAACTTCATGCTCATCGTCGGGCTCATCTCCGAGGACGGGAAGATGTCCCGGTACGACCTATCCGACTATCTGGCAGCGAACGTCCAGGACCCGCTGAGCCGCGTCACCGGGGTCGGCGAGGTCACGCTCTTCGGCTCCCAGTACGCCATGCGGATCTGGCTCAACCCGAACCGGCTCGCCAGCTTCGGCCTGACCCCCGCGGATGTACAGGCGGCGATCCAGGCCCAGAACGCCCAGGTCTCCGCCGGCCAGCTTGGCGGTGCGCCGGCGGCCAAGGAACAGCAGCTGAACGCCGCTATCACCGCCCAGACGCTGCTCAAGACGCCGGAGGAATTCGACAGCATCCTGCTGCGTACCAACCCCGACGGATCCGTGGTGCGGCTGCGCGACGTCGCCCGCTCCGAGATCGGGACCGAGAGCTACGAGATGGTCGGCCAATACAACGGCAAGCCGGCCTCCGGCCTGGCGATCCGCCTCGCGTCGGGCGCCAACGCCCTCAACACCGCCAAGGCGGTGAAAGACAAGGTCGACGAGCTGTCGAAGTTCTTCCCCGCGGGCGTGAAGGCGGTCTACCCCTACGACACGACGCCCTTCGTGAAGATCTCCATCGAGGAAGTGGTGAAGACGCTGGCCGAGGCGATCCTGCTGGTCTTCGTCGTCATGTACCTCTTCCTCCAGAACTTCCGGGCGACGCTCATCCCGACGATCGCCGTGCCGGTCGTCCTCCTCGGCACCTTCGGCGTTCTCTCGGCCTTCGGCTTTTCCATCAACACGCTGACGATGTTCGCGATGGTGCTCGCCATCGGACTCCTCGTCGACGATGCCATCGTCGTCGTCGAGAACGTGGAACGCATCATGTCCACCGAAGGGCTGTCCCCCATCGAGGCGACGCGAAAGTCGATGGACCAGATCACGGGGGCCCTGATCGGCATCGCCATGGTCCTCTCCGCCGTCTTCATCCCGATGGCCTTCTTCGGCGGCTCCACGGGCGTCATCTATCGCCAGTTCTCCATCACCATCGTCTCGGCGATGGTCCTTTCCGTCGTCGTGGCGCTGATCCTTACGCCGGCGCTGTGCGCGACCCTGCTCAAGCCGGTCGCCAAGGGGCACAATGTCGCTGAGGGAGGCCGCTTCTCGTGGTTCTTCAACTGGTTCAACCGCGTCTTCGACAGCGGCAGCGGCGAGTACCAGTCGATCGTCGGGCGCCTGCTCGCGAAGAGCGGGCGAGTCATCGCCGTCTATATCGCGATCGTGGCCGTCATGGGGTTCCTGTTCTGGCGGCTGCCCACGGCATTCCTGCCCGACGAGGACCAGGGGATCCTCATGTGCATGGTCCAGCTTCCGGCCGGGGCGACTCAGGAGCGGACGTTGAAGGTCCTGTCCGAGGTGCAGCGGCACTTCCTGGAAGACGAGAAGGAATCGGTCGCCTCCATCATGACCGTCGCCGGCTTCAGCTTCGGCGGACGGGGGCAGAACATGGGGCTCGCCTTCGTGAAGCTTAAGGACTGGAGCCTTCGGACGCGCGCGGACCTTGGCGCCAAGGCCGTCGCCGGAAGGGCGATGGGCGCCTTCTCGAAGATCCGGGACGCCATGGTCTTCGCCTTTCCGCCGCCGGCCGTCATGGAACTCGGGAACGCGACCGGCTTCGATTTCGAGCTCCAGGACCGGGGCGGGCTCGGGCACGACCAGCTGATGGCGGCGCGCAACCAGCTCCTGGGAATGGCGGCGCAGGACCCGCGCCTCATGAAGGTGCGCCCCAACGGGCAGGAGGACACGCCCGAGTATCGGCTCGAGATCGACAAGCCCCGACTCGGGGCGATGGGGCTCTCGATCGCCCAGGTCAACGACGCCATCTCGACCTCTTGGGGCAGTGCCTACATCGGCGACTTCCTCGACAAGGGGCGCGTCAAGAAGGTCTATCTCCAGTCGGATGCGGCCTACCGCATGAAGCCGGAAGACCTCGAAAGCTGGTTCGTCCGGAACAAGGACGCCGAGATGGTTCCCTTCTCGGCCTTCGCATCTACCCGCTGGAGCTACGGTTCCCCGCGGCTCGAGCGGTACAACGGCCTGCCGTCCGCGGAAATCCAGGGCGAACCGTCGCCCGGCACGAGCTCGGGGGAAGCCATGACGATCATGGAGGAGCTGGCGGCGAAGCTGCCGCCCGGCATCGGGTTCGAATGGACCGGGCTGTCCTATGAAGAGCGGCTGACCGGCGCCCAGGCGCCCGCGCTCTATGCGATCTCGCTGCTGGTGGTGTTCCTGTCGCTCGCGGCCCTCTACGAGAGCTGGGCCATCCCGGCCGCAGTCCTGCTCGTCGTCCCGCTCGGGGTAGTCGGTGCACTCGTCGCGGCCACCGGGCGCAGCCTGTCGGACGACGTGTACTTTCAAGTCGGGTTGCTGACGACCATCGGCCTCTCCGCCAAGAACGCCATCCTCATCGTCGAGTTCGCCGAGGCCAATCTTGCGCAAGGCATGGGCCTGATCGAGGCGGCGCTGGAAGCGACCCGCCTGCGCCTCCGGCCGATCCTGATGACGTCGCTCGCCTTCATCCTGGGCGTGCTCCCGATGGTCATCACCAAGGGGGCCGGGTCCGGCGCGCAGAATGCGATCGGCACCGGCGTCATGGGCGGGATGATCTCGGCCACCTTCCTTGCCATTCTCTTCGTCCCCGTGTTCTTCCTGGTGGTCCGGCGCGCCTTCCCCAGGAAGTCGGAAAAGGCAGAGCCGGCGATCGAGGCGGGAAACGAAATCGCTCAACCCACGGAGACCGTCTGA